The following proteins come from a genomic window of Triticum aestivum cultivar Chinese Spring chromosome 6A, IWGSC CS RefSeq v2.1, whole genome shotgun sequence:
- the LOC123130183 gene encoding NAC domain-containing protein 91-like, with product MASSPVLPMGCRFSPSDADLISFYLRPMIAGEPLPEAAARFLHTADAYGADPAALVSGLLPAVPLAPKTGAERRCWYFFCSAKALSGHDKRRSRAVGGGEGTWHAEKGRAAVLDGEGRVVGYKQSFRYKPIHSDGSVEAVWLIVEFRVAHDRQGDEEKGETVPVLCKVYQSPRKPRSASVPTSPAYRRGRKRKAGDDSAPVKTVKRQLLVSPAAPILLPAVEPQPDLNNCSDGVSVDQLLDDLMSGLTPDQVLGDFLMPLPESDVNCSFSMANENSDQVFLGDLLMPVPEPVVNYSFCMPDHAGSMVSNYGTVLHGGSVTPLFHNSDQFDLSVPIIEPLPTDLQSQTAMLNFSFLSCAPYAGICDSWTGGESTDDEAASVSWYDSAQSSPAVPTEWMMQSPFATPYLF from the coding sequence ATGGCCTCCTCCCCCGTCCTTCCCATGGGCTGCAGGTTCAGCCCGTCCGACGCCGACCTCATCTCCTTCTACCTCCGCCCCATGATCGCGGGCGAGCCCCTCCCTGAGGCCGCCGCCAGGTTCCTGCACACCGCCGACGCGTACGGCGCAGATCCGGCCGCCCTCGTCTCGGGCCTCCTGCCCGCGGTCCCGCTGGCGCCCAAGACCGGGGCCGAGCGGCGGTGCTGGTACTTCTTCTGCTCCGCCAAGGCCCTGTCCGGGCACGACAAGCGCAGGTCCCGcgccgtcggcggcggcgagggcacgTGGCACGCCGAGAAGGGGAGGGCGGCCGTCCTCGACGGCGAGGGACGCGTCGTCGGGTACAAGCAGAGTTTCAGGTACAAGCCCATCCATTCCGACGGATCCGTGGAGGCCGTGTGGCTCATCGTCGAGTTCCGTGTGGCTCATGATCGTCAAGGAGATGAAGAGAAAGGTGAGACAGTTCCAGTTCTTTGCAAGGTCTACCAGAGCCCGCGCAAGCCCCGATCTGCGTCCGTCCCGACGTCGCCGGCATACaggagggggaggaagaggaaggccggAGACGACTCAGCTCCGGTGAAGACTGTGAAGCGGCAGCTGCTTGTTTCTCCTGCTGCACCAATTCTGCTGCCGGCCGTCGAGCCACAGCCAGACTTGAACAACTGCTCGGATGGCGTCTCAGTGGACCAGCTTCTTGATGATCTCATGTCCGGCCTCACGCCTGATCAAGTCTTGGGTGACTTCTTGATGCCTTTACCTGAATCAGATGTCAATTGCAGCTTCTCCATGGCCAATGAGAATTCTGATCAAGTCTTTCTGGGTGACTTGTTGATGCCTGTCCCTGAACCAGTGGTCAACTACAGCTTCTGCATGCCCGACCATGCCGGTTCCATGGTGAGCAACTACGGCACCGTCCTCCATGGTGGTTCAGTCACACCCCTTTTTCACAATTCTGATCAATTTGACTTGTCGGTGCCCATCATCGAACCACTGCCAACTGACTTGCAGAGCCAGACAGCAATGCTAAATTTCAGCTTCCTGTCGTGTGCCCCGTATGCTGGAATTTGCGATTCTTGGACAGGAGGCGAGAGCACGGATGATGAAGCGGCCTCAGTCAGCTGGTATGACTCTGCTCAAAGCTCACCGGCGGTTCCAACCGAGTGGATGATGCAATCACCATTTGCCACCCCATATCTATTCTGA